The following coding sequences lie in one Alicyclobacillus curvatus genomic window:
- a CDS encoding tyrosine-type recombinase/integrase — translation MNEIIYEGPFKDHIQSHVELKRAVGYKYDTDARHLKRFDLFTLDKHPCATTLTKEIVLEWCAKTAYEAQANQCSRASIIRQFGKYMDSMGMEAYILPKGYYPTEEQYVPHVYTADELARFFSQTDRCRYCYECPYRHLIMPVFFRMIYMCGLRVSEARLLKVADVDLENGILTIHHSKKDNSRLVPMSDALTDRCRQYSKQVHPYSLAEAVYFPALNGQPMTITNVYSNFRRFLWRAGISHGGRGAGPRIHDFRHTYAVHCLKMWVEQGKDLTAYLPVLKTYLGHDSFEETAYYLRLTADVFPDITLKLETRYPGIIPELEGVPDETD, via the coding sequence ATGAATGAGATTATTTATGAGGGCCCCTTTAAAGACCACATCCAAAGTCACGTGGAACTGAAACGAGCTGTCGGCTACAAATACGATACAGATGCTCGCCACTTGAAGCGTTTTGACCTATTTACGCTGGACAAGCATCCTTGTGCCACCACCCTGACGAAGGAAATCGTCTTGGAATGGTGTGCCAAAACGGCGTATGAGGCCCAGGCCAACCAATGTTCACGTGCGTCGATCATCCGCCAGTTCGGAAAATACATGGATTCCATGGGGATGGAAGCCTACATCCTTCCGAAAGGGTACTATCCCACCGAGGAGCAGTATGTCCCACATGTCTACACAGCCGACGAGTTGGCAAGGTTCTTTTCTCAAACTGACAGATGCCGGTACTGCTACGAATGTCCGTATAGACATCTGATAATGCCTGTGTTTTTCCGTATGATTTACATGTGTGGGTTGAGGGTATCTGAAGCCAGACTCCTCAAAGTGGCGGATGTTGACCTTGAGAACGGAATTCTCACCATCCACCATTCGAAAAAGGATAACAGCAGACTGGTTCCAATGTCGGATGCCCTTACCGATCGTTGCCGACAATATTCGAAACAGGTACATCCCTATTCACTAGCGGAGGCTGTTTACTTTCCGGCACTGAATGGCCAACCAATGACGATTACGAACGTGTACAGCAACTTCCGTAGGTTTCTGTGGCGGGCTGGAATTTCGCATGGTGGAAGAGGGGCCGGTCCGCGTATTCATGACTTTCGCCATACCTACGCTGTTCACTGCCTGAAAATGTGGGTCGAACAGGGAAAGGATTTGACCGCGTATCTGCCGGTACTGAAAACGTATCTAGGTCACGATTCGTTTGAAGAGACAGCCTATTACTTACGACTGACGGCGGATGTATTTCCCGACATTACGTTGAAACTAGAAACTCGGTATCCAGGAATTATCCCTGAGTTGGAGGGTGTTCCCGATGAAACCGACTGA
- a CDS encoding site-specific integrase: MDEQKQVLRRLAEDIRLRGLSQNTLESYTTHARIFLEFSGDRPIEQLNAEDIRRFLLHLIHEKKVSPGTVNAYSAAIRFLFAVTLNRTLNYLQIPRQKKRKTLPEVLTRSEVHSILESCQNIKHKAMLTLVYSAGLRVSEAAALKIQHIDSKNMRLFVQKGKGGKDRYTLLSDACLNVLREYWKEYRPNHPEGWLFLGTYNVTHITSAAIEDAFTKAVQRAHITKQASIHTLRHSFATHLLEDGATLLQIKSLLGHASVQSTTIYLHLANMPSGIVSPLDSHSTDARFEVPSHA; encoded by the coding sequence ATGGACGAACAGAAACAAGTCTTAAGACGGTTGGCCGAAGATATTCGGCTTAGGGGGTTATCGCAGAATACGCTAGAGAGTTACACTACGCATGCGCGGATTTTTTTGGAGTTTAGTGGTGACCGACCAATCGAACAGCTGAATGCGGAAGATATCCGCCGATTTCTGCTGCATTTAATCCACGAAAAGAAAGTGTCGCCCGGAACTGTAAACGCCTACAGCGCTGCGATTCGTTTTCTCTTTGCTGTGACCTTGAATCGCACGCTCAATTACCTCCAAATTCCCCGTCAGAAAAAACGCAAGACCCTGCCTGAAGTGCTCACTAGAAGTGAAGTGCACTCTATTCTGGAAAGTTGCCAAAACATCAAACACAAAGCCATGTTGACGTTGGTCTATAGTGCAGGGCTACGGGTCAGTGAGGCCGCAGCCCTCAAAATCCAGCACATCGATTCAAAAAATATGCGTCTGTTTGTGCAAAAAGGTAAAGGTGGGAAAGACCGTTACACTTTACTCTCAGACGCCTGCCTAAACGTTTTGCGCGAGTACTGGAAGGAATACCGGCCAAACCACCCCGAGGGCTGGCTGTTTCTTGGCACGTACAACGTGACCCATATTACCTCTGCGGCTATTGAAGATGCTTTCACTAAAGCGGTCCAAAGAGCTCACATCACCAAACAAGCGTCCATCCACACACTGAGGCACTCCTTCGCCACACATCTTCTGGAAGATGGGGCCACATTGCTACAAATCAAATCATTACTGGGGCATGCCAGTGTCCAGTCCACGACAATCTATCTGCATCTGGCGAATATGCCATCTGGCATCGTAAGTCCACTGGATAGTCATTCCAC
- a CDS encoding tyrosine-type recombinase/integrase: protein MEKKPLTELLSDLEQEMTRLGYTEGSMQFYRRRWQMLQQFAQERGETYYSERLGIDFVEHHFSIFEKDFDRTFSQSETQELRIIRMLGDFQLHHTVLRRYYKHKEILTNPYFVEISNRFNQYCKYKDYSKVTTDHYVKQSARFMDYLSSQAVTDCKEITLPLINNYIKTLAGYTYKTVEQNICSIRTFFRFLLETGEVDVDFAAKTPMVQARKQTRIPSVWTTDELKQLIAAIDRGNPKGKRDYAIILLACCLGLRCTDIKNLKMENFRWEEKKLVLTQSKTREPLSLPLTTEVGWAVIDYLRYGRPKIDSPYVFVKHMAPFGPFSEGDHLNQLIKRYMELAHLPTLKKRRGMHSLRHTMASVLLEKTHRFPQFLISLAMSIPTPPPFI, encoded by the coding sequence GTGGAAAAGAAGCCATTAACGGAACTGCTTTCTGATTTAGAGCAGGAAATGACCCGACTCGGTTATACCGAGGGATCCATGCAGTTTTACCGCAGGCGCTGGCAGATGCTGCAGCAATTCGCACAGGAGAGAGGAGAAACGTATTATTCAGAACGGCTAGGAATCGATTTTGTCGAACACCACTTTTCCATTTTCGAAAAAGATTTCGACCGTACTTTTTCACAGTCGGAAACACAAGAGTTGCGGATTATTCGGATGCTTGGGGATTTCCAGCTTCACCATACTGTATTACGCCGGTACTACAAACACAAGGAAATACTAACTAACCCGTATTTTGTTGAGATTTCCAACCGGTTCAACCAATATTGTAAGTATAAGGACTATTCCAAGGTCACCACCGACCATTACGTCAAACAGTCTGCCCGATTCATGGACTATCTCTCCTCCCAAGCTGTCACTGATTGTAAGGAAATTACTCTCCCACTGATCAACAATTACATTAAGACCCTAGCCGGTTACACATATAAAACGGTGGAGCAGAACATCTGCTCCATCCGCACCTTTTTTCGCTTCCTACTGGAAACCGGAGAAGTTGACGTGGATTTCGCCGCAAAAACACCGATGGTACAAGCGAGAAAGCAAACCCGTATTCCTTCTGTATGGACAACGGATGAACTAAAACAGCTCATCGCAGCGATCGACAGAGGCAATCCGAAAGGCAAGCGGGATTACGCCATTATCCTATTGGCCTGCTGTCTCGGCCTACGTTGTACGGACATTAAGAACCTGAAAATGGAGAACTTCCGTTGGGAAGAGAAGAAACTGGTTTTAACTCAATCCAAAACTAGGGAGCCGTTGTCCCTTCCACTGACAACAGAGGTGGGTTGGGCCGTAATCGATTATCTGAGGTACGGCCGGCCTAAGATAGACAGTCCCTACGTATTCGTAAAACACATGGCACCGTTTGGTCCATTTTCAGAAGGCGACCACTTAAACCAACTGATTAAAAGATATATGGAGCTCGCTCACCTGCCTACCTTGAAAAAACGACGAGGCATGCATTCCCTTCGGCACACGATGGCAAGTGTGCTCCTTGAAAAGACACACCGCTTTCCACAATTTCTGATATCCTTGGCCATGTCGATACCGACTCCACCGCCGTTTATCTAA
- a CDS encoding tyrosine-type recombinase/integrase — protein sequence MKPTDFAKYLTEYLSAYLPTQKNLSKNTIHSYRDAFKLLIQYCHEVKNIPAERITMQVLSHELIAGFLQWLETERTCSISTRNQRLAAIHSFFRYAQAEEPAGLFHFQKVIAIPSKKAKKTVVEHLTPEAMKLLLEQPDKTSLKGRRDLTLMSVLYDTGARVQELIDVEVGDVILNEPAVVVLTGKGNKTRRVPLMKNTTALLQRYILENKLDKPWKNEYPLFINNQHNKLTKEGVAYIVSKYVEAARSNSTLVPPKVNVHMFRHSKAMHLLQAGVNLIYIRDFLGHVDLKTTEIYARADTETKRRAIENAYPDLVDNSLPDWSQDQALLSWLSELK from the coding sequence ATGAAACCGACTGACTTTGCGAAGTACCTCACAGAATACCTGTCCGCATACTTGCCTACGCAAAAGAACCTCAGTAAGAACACCATTCATTCCTACCGTGACGCATTCAAGCTTTTGATCCAGTATTGCCATGAAGTCAAGAACATCCCGGCAGAACGGATTACCATGCAGGTGCTTTCACACGAACTCATCGCTGGCTTCCTACAATGGCTGGAAACAGAGAGAACGTGCAGCATCTCCACCCGAAACCAGAGACTTGCAGCCATTCATTCCTTTTTTCGGTATGCCCAGGCCGAAGAGCCTGCCGGTTTGTTCCATTTCCAAAAGGTGATCGCTATCCCGTCCAAAAAAGCGAAGAAGACAGTGGTGGAACATTTGACTCCGGAGGCGATGAAGCTACTACTGGAACAGCCTGACAAGACCTCGTTAAAGGGCCGCCGCGACCTAACGCTGATGAGCGTTCTGTATGATACAGGTGCCAGAGTACAGGAACTGATCGACGTGGAGGTAGGGGATGTCATACTGAATGAGCCAGCCGTCGTTGTGCTAACAGGAAAGGGAAACAAGACAAGACGGGTTCCCCTCATGAAGAATACCACGGCACTATTACAACGCTACATACTTGAAAACAAGTTAGATAAGCCATGGAAAAATGAATATCCCCTCTTTATAAACAACCAGCACAACAAACTGACCAAGGAAGGGGTTGCCTACATTGTCTCGAAATATGTTGAAGCCGCTCGGAGCAACTCTACACTTGTGCCTCCGAAGGTGAACGTCCATATGTTCCGGCATTCAAAGGCCATGCACTTGCTGCAAGCTGGTGTTAATCTCATTTACATTCGGGATTTTCTCGGACATGTGGATTTAAAAACAACAGAAATCTACGCCAGGGCGGACACCGAGACGAAACGTCGAGCCATTGAAAATGCATACCCTGATCTAGTTGATAACAGCCTTCCGGACTGGAGCCAGGACCAGGCACTGCTCTCCTGGTTATCCGAGCTCAAGTAG